The segment AATCAGTATAGTCTTGCGACACGAACAGAGTGCATCGAAACGTGAAAGTCACAAAGAGCATACTTGGCagtcttttattattattttgtaatattttatatcgTATTACGTGTTATAAAtgcaattttcaaaatagTGAACAAGACTAACAATACGTCGCAGTAAGTTTCacattttatcttttattcatttttttatctattttgatttacattttcatattttagtttttattttctccGTTGAATATTTACCCCAAAATGTCAAAACGTTTGAGGAGTGCGAATGTATTATTAGAGAGAATAAATGATATCGATGCAGAATGTTCTGAAGATGATCAGGAAATTCTGGATATGGAAAATGACAATACGGAAAATTATGATCCGTTTGAAACCGACTCGAACACCGATGAGAACGAGGAGAATATTTCGAACGTACGTAGACGACGAAAGAGAAGGAGATTTTTAGTTAGTTCCAATAGTGAGAATGAAGAAGAGGCAAGCGAAATTGCGATGGACGGAACTGTTTGGCAGGAAGTAAAAATAGGGTCTAATCCTGGAAGAGCACCTGGTCATAATATTTTTAGGGAAACATCAGGCCCGACTGGATACAGTAAACGTAATATTATGAAAGGCGAAGTTAGGACGGCATTTTCTGTGATAATTGATCAGAATATAATCGAACTTATAAGAAAGTGCACAGAGGCAGAGGCATTTAGAGTGTTGGGATATAAATGGGAACTGTCTACTGCAAAGTTATATGCATTTTTTGCAATTCTGTATGCACGCGGCGCATATGAGGCTAAGAATATAGATATAGCACTTCTATGGAATAAAAAGTGGGGCCCGCCTTTTTTCTCAAATACTATGAGTAGACATGACTTTACGGAGATTATGAGATTTATTCGATTTGACGACAGAAATCAACGAAGCCAACGGTTACAAACCGATAAATTCGCTATGATTTCCGAAGTTTGGTACAAGTTTATTGACAACAGTCAAAATTGTTATAAACCAGGACCATATATTACTATTGACGAACAATTGTTTCCAACGAAAGCAAGGTGTAGATTCACTCAATACATGCCCAATAAACCGGACAAATTTGGTATAAAATTTTGGTTAGCATCCGATGTACGTAGCAAATATATCATAAACGGCTTTCCATATTTGGGAAAAGATGAAAGTAGAGAACCCTCAGTTCCTCTTGGAGAGTTTGTCACTATGAAATTAGCAGAACCGTATGTAGGATGTGGAAGAAATATAACCACGGACAACTTTTTTACAAGCCTACCTTTAGCAACAAAACTTTTAGCAAAAAAA is part of the Osmia bicornis bicornis unplaced genomic scaffold, iOsmBic2.1, whole genome shotgun sequence genome and harbors:
- the LOC114882127 gene encoding piggyBac transposable element-derived protein 4-like, giving the protein MSKRLRSANVLLERINDIDAECSEDDQEILDMENDNTENYDPFETDSNTDENEENISNVRRRRKRRRFLVSSNSENEEEASEIAMDGTVWQEVKIGSNPGRAPGHNIFRETSGPTGYSKRNIMKGEVRTAFSVIIDQNIIELIRKCTEAEAFRVLGYKWELSTAKLYAFFAILYARGAYEAKNIDIALLWNKKWGPPFFSNTMSRHDFTEIMRFIRFDDRNQRSQRLQTDKFAMISEVWYKFIDNSQNCYKPGPYITIDEQLFPTKARCRFTQYMPNKPDKFGIKFWLASDVRSKYIINGFPYLGKDESREPSVPLGEFVTMKLAEPYVGCGRNITTDNFFTSLPLATKLLAKKTTIVGTIRANRKELPRLAKLKNDDMARFSTKLYRSNNCMLTIYKAKPRKKVLILSSMHNSVQVEENDTRTPETIQLYNSTKFGVDVTDQMARNYSVKSKSRR